The Pyrenophora tritici-repentis strain M4 chromosome 10, whole genome shotgun sequence genome contains a region encoding:
- a CDS encoding Asparaginase, producing the protein MVTTSSPKHDTHPITSQHVKPRIIIHGGAGNITRTSIPRDQYDEYRASLLSILSKATAQLSVPGATALDVATYAVTLLENDPLYNSGKGAVFTRDGKNELECSIMVSNGYRKRGIGCMLLSHVKNPIKLAREFLIRGESADGGGAGDHCQYSGEFAEEMAEKWGLEIVEPSYFFTQKRWDEHQRGLVEEKKKEEAGKASHETSQWEKDNFIPLGTCGAVVVDSFGTVCTATSTGGLTNKVPGRIGDTPTLGAGFWAEEWYTKVSQRSSQMLYQPSASIVSSPLDKLSRGDLRGVIGDCLLLPTLHAASTSTSTPQAAATSDEKPITVRHAMALSGTGNGDTFLRTSAARTTAARSRFSDCSLSEATTWMAGPDGELQKSAGERWDRVHEGVGGIIGIEVVGTEVQVVQDYNGGGMFRAWIDGDGGYRCLVFREDSWESGPEGWGEW; encoded by the coding sequence ATGGTAACCACCTCATCACCCAAGCACGATACCCACCCCATCACCAGTCAACATGTCAAACCGCGGATCATCATCCACGGCGGCGCAGGTAACATAACACGCACATCCATCCCCCGAGACCAATACGATGAATACCGTGCGTCTCTTCTCAGCATCCTCTCCAAAGCAACCGCACAGCTCTCAGTTCCGGGAGCAACAGCACTAGACGTCGCCACATACGCCGTCACGCTCCTCGAAAACGACCCATTATACAACTCGGGAAAAGGAGCCGTCTTCACACGAGATGGAAAAAACGAACTCGAGTGCAGCATCATGGTGTCCAACGGTTACCGTAAACGCGGTATAGGCTGTATGCTCCTCTCGCACGTGAAGAACCCCATCAAGCTAGCGCGAGAGTTTCTAATCCGCGGCGAGAGCGCTGATGGCGGTGGTGCGGGAGATCACTGCCAGTATAGTGGCGAGTTTGCAGAAGAGATGGCGGAGAAATGGGGGTTGGAGATTGTGGAGCCAAGCTACTTTTTCACGCAAAAGAGGTGGGATGAGCATCAGCGCGGGCTAGTCGAAGAGAAGAAAAAGGAAGAAGCGGGAAAAGCTTCACACGAGACGAGCCAGTGGGAAAAAGATAACTTCATCCCACTTGGGACATGTGGTGCCGTCGTTGTGGATTCTTTCGGCACTGTATGCACGGCTACGTCTACGGGGGGTTTGACAAACAAAGTCCCCGGTCGCATTGGTGATACACCGACACTGGGCGCGGGATTCTGGGCTGAGGAGTGGTATACCAAAGTTTCACAGCGGTCGTCACAGATGCTGTATCAACCATCTGCATCCATCGTTTCCTCTCCGCTAGATAAACTCTCAAGAGGTGATCTAAGAGGCGTAATTGGCGATTGTCTACTACTACCTACCTTACACGCCgcatcaacatcaacatccaCTCCACAAGCGGCAGCTACAAGCGACGAGAAGCCAATAACCGTCCGCCACGCCATGGCACTGTCCGGAACGGGTAATGGTGATACCTTCTTGCGGACAAGTGCAGCTCGCACTACTGCAGCCCGATCACGCTTCTCGGACTGCTCGCTATCTGAGGCTACAACTTGGATGGCTGGGCCAGATGGCGAGCTGCAAAAGTCGGCTGGAGAGCGGTGGGATAGGGTGCATGAGGGTGTGGGGGGGATTATTGGGATTGAGGTTGTGGGGACAGAGGTGCAGGTTGTACAGGATTATAATGGTGGGGGTATGTTTAGGGCTTGGATTGACGGGGATGGCGGGTATAGATGTTTGGTGTTTAGGGAGGATAGCTGGGAGAGTGGACCGGAGGGTTGGGGTGAGTGGTAA
- a CDS encoding ParA multi-domain protein, producing the protein MLKPRYFSTLHCLQHENPLGLPRSGAPPQMPRMQRGLPQKRNIKDVKKVIAVSSAKGGVGKSTVAVNLALSFARRGYRAGILDTDIFGPSIPTLLNLSGEPRLSANNQLLPLSNYGLKSMSMGYLIPESSPVAWRGLMVMKALQQLLHEVEWGGLDVLVLDMPPGTGDVQLTITQQLILDGAIIVSTPQDLSLKDAVKGVELFRKVDVKLLGLVCNMAGFKCPGCNQVHEVFGSMDKIRTMCGKYDLRMLGEIPLHGSISDNADGGKPTVVAEPDSDRALTFAKISQEVGDLIGLVK; encoded by the exons ATGTTGAAGCCACGCTATTTCTCAACATTGCACTGTCTGCAGCATGAGAATCCTCTC GGACTTCCACGCTCCGGCGCACCTCCGCAAATGCCTCGAATGCAGCGAGGGTTACCGCAAAAGAGAAACATCAAAGATGTGAAGAAAGTGATTGCCGTCTCATCCGCAAAGGGTGGTGTCGGAAAGAGCACAGTTGCTG TAAACCTCGCATTGAGCTTCGCACGGCGCGGTTACAGAGCCGGTATTCTTGACACTGATATCTTTGGTCCATCGATACCGACCTTGTTGAATTTATCCGGTGAACCTCGACTCTCAGCCA ACAACCAATTGTTACCACTCTCAAACTATGGTCTCAAATCCATGTCCATGGGTTATCTCATCCCAGAGTCTTCACCAGTAGCATGGCGTGGCCTGATGGTGATGAAAGCTCTGCAACAACTACTCCACGAAGTCGAATGGGGCGGCTTGGACGTCCTAGTTCTAGACATGCCACCAGGAACTGGTGATGTACAACTCACCATCACACAGCAACTGATACTCGATGGTGCCATCATTGTATCAACGCCCCAGGACCTATCACTCAAAGATGCTGTCAAAGGCGTTGAGCTGTTCCGGAAAGTCGACGTCAAATTGCTGGGTCTGGTATGCAACATGGCTGGGTTCAAATGCCCTGGTTGCAATCAAGTGCATGAAGTGTTCGGAAGCATGGACAAAATCAGGACCATGTGCGGCAAGTACGATCTGAGAATGCTAGGAGAGATACCACTGCATGGGAGCATAAGTGACAATGCAGACGGTGGGAAGCCGACTGTTGTGGCAGAGCCAGACAGTGATCGCGCTTTGACCTTTGCAAAGATCAGCCAAGAAGTTGGTGATCTGATTGGGCTGGTGAAGTAA
- a CDS encoding traub transcription factor family protein — protein MPKSKIRDFDPESLLDPAPSSSEDERSDDDVSEVEEDDAGREHYTAVGKSKLRKPVEVALGPEYAGRKVDRKALEDSDSDDPFDRGFDEEDSEASDDDGGGDINGEEINGEDDSDEEGFSGDSDEEMGDDDEDESDGSGAEDASDGEDGDQLGGSDDEDSGDEARPNASTVRDLMAANKTFTSTIAAGAQSDVAKGEAVKTQRKTFDTLLNSRIRLQKALISTNSMAAEQHKDETVQDAPVEAAEAAALTLLNNLTNLRLSLEESRTGQKRKRTLFDSTTPSSEIWSSLQATEKTALPHRKAVLERWSNKTKATTVTNNKARLNASAQQTLTEVLDSQLTSSHLITRTQTPRSCAPLQSSKKAAQPDPAIYDDADFYGLMLKELLEQRSADLNANGTAEFVVQAPWQVARDAKTKKVVDTKASKGRRLRYTVQEKIQNFMAPEDRGQWGDRQRDELFSSLFGQRLGLGEHDEVESEKEDDMDVEAEGLKFFAS, from the exons ATGCCCAAGTCCAAGATAAGAG ATTTCGACCCCGAGTCACTCCTTGACCCTGCACCAAGCTCCAGCGAAGATGAGCGCTCCGATGACGATGTCTCCGAAGTCGAAGAAGACGATGCAGGGCGGGAGCACTACACAGCCGTGGGAAAGAGCAAATTGAGAAAGCCGGTTGAGGTAGCGCTTGGTCCCGAGTACGCTGGGCGCAAGGTGGACCGAAAAGCGCTTGAAGACAGCGACAGCGACGATCCATTCGACAGAGGCTTCGACGAGGAGGATAGCGAGGCTAGTGATGATGATGGAGGTGGCGATATCAATGGGGAAGAAATTAACGGCGAGGACGACAGTGACGAGGAAGGCTTCAGCGGAGACTCTGATGAGGAAATgggcgacgacgacgaagacgaatCAGATGGAAGCGGTGCCGAAGACGCGAGCGACGGTGAAGATGGCGATCAACTCGGAGGCTCAGATGACGAAGATTCTGGCGACGAAGCCAGGCCGAACGCGTCCACTGTGCGCGACCTGATGGCTGCGAACAAGACTTTCACCTCGACAATTGCTGCCGGCGCACAGTCCGACGTTGCAAAGGGAGAAGCTGTCAAGACTCAGCGCAAGACGTTTGACACTTTACTGAACTCTCGCATAAGATTACAAAAGGCTCTGATTAGCACAAACTCCATGGCCGCAGAGCAACACAAGGATGAAACAGTACAAGACGCGCCTGTAGAGGCAGCAGAAGCAGCAGCTTTGACACTCCTGAACAACCTCACCAACCTCCGGCTATCTCTGGAGGAATCGCGAACAGGCCAAAAGCGGAAGCGCACACTTTTCGACTCCACAACGCCCTCGTCTGAGATCTGGTCTAGCCTCCAAGCAACCGAGAAGACTGCACTACCACACCGTAAAGCTGTATTGGAACGCTGGTCCAACAAGACGAAAGCAACAACTGTCACAAACAACAAAGCTCGTCTCAATGCCTCAGCGCAACAGACACTTACCGAAGTCCTCGACTCTCAGCTCACCTCCTCGCACCTCATCACCCGCACGCAAACACCGCGCTCCTGCGCGCCCCTCCAGTCCTCCAAAAAAGCCGCGCAACCCGACCCTGCCATTTATGACGACGCCGACTTCTACGGCCTCATGCTGAAAGAGCTTCTCGAGCAGCGTTCCGCCGACCTCAACGCCAACGGAACTGCCGAGTTCGTCGTACAAGCACCATGGCAAGTAGCCCGCGACGCCAAGACGAAGAAAGTCGTCGATACGAAGGCTAGCAAAGGAAGAAGATTACGCTACACGGTCCAAGAAAAGATTCAGAATTTTATGGCACCGGAAGACCGTGGTCAGTGGGGTGATCGGCAGAGAGATGAGTTGTTTAGTAGTTTGTTCGGTCAAAGATTGGGTCTTGGGGAGCATGATGAGGTTGAGAGTGAGAAGGAGGATGATATGGATGTGGAGGCGGAGGGTTTGAAGTTCTTCGCGAGCTAG
- a CDS encoding CypX, Cytochrome P450 codes for MTIKGFYLVGQDKTIYRQDIHIDRYHDFEALQVAVAEQYNIIQSTGIGLQDSTGQDLRDLDAVLDCDQDIGIAVDGQSIKDAAGPEGLPFVGSYYEVFPDHLGNHARLFQKYGSLIKYETMGRQNYLTNDPAIATVALQESAFFSKHITPDHPLASIKDNRALFICDTDTEAWRLAHKFIPPSMAPKAVRHYTPLMEASVKDSFKVFDQLDEQAEAWNVYQYMLKLASQTVFKFALGYHAHHFDHPDSPLNELVVLISQSLSLNKKVMSRGAWYGKLGAIPFTTAYDLNKVQHRLSTVISNAIDQAPKGESEDDLPLQTAALGASCIVDYLKRATDDKGNKLPRELVIPNILCVYPGNQDRLLQELVDAGISDATKWTPELSDSLPFLDKLVKETQRLHNPSFQPGRTAKVDCILPSGYKLPAGSVVICALHAIHNNPRIWSNPDRFDPDRWGTEEVSGRPKNAYMPFATGPRSCIGFNFALGEVKVLLPLLVYRYEFCKEGEEAVSYDPEFQLIRPMNFYVRARRRTSWPERTKGARKVAEDYKEGEVRPPM; via the exons ATGACGATCAAAGGCTTCTACCTGGTCGGGCAAGATAAGACTATTTATCGTCAAGACATCCATATCGATCGATACCATGACTTCGAGGCACTGCAAGTTGCTGTAGCTGAACAGTACAACATAATTCAATCGACCG GTATTGGTCTTCAAGATTCTACAGGACAGGACCTACGGGACTTGGATGCGGTTCTAGACTGTGACCAAGACATTGGCATAGCAGTTGACGGACAAAGTATCAAGGATGCCGCTGGCCCGGAGGGACTTCCTTTTGTAGGAAGTTACTACGAGGTTTTCCCCGACCATCTG GGTAACCATGCTCGCTTGTTTCAAAAATATGGATCTCTCATCAAATATGAGACAATGGGCAGGCAAAACTACCTCACAAACGACCCGGCCATTGCAACAGTGGCGTTACAAGAATCTGCCTTTTTCAGCAAGCATATCACGCCAGACCACCCTTTGGCCAGTATCAAGGACAACAGAGCCCTCTTCATCTGCGACACTGATACAGAGGCATGGAGACTAGCCCATAAGTTCATCCCGCCTTCTATGGCACCAAAGGCGGTTAGACATTATACCCCTCTCATGGAAGCGTCGGTCAAAGATTCCTTCAAGGTTTTCGACCAGCTCGACGAGCAGGCCGAGGCCTGGAATGTTTATCAGTACATGCTCAAGCTCGCATCCCAGACCGTCTTCAAGTTTGCGCTTGGTTACCATGCCCATCACTTTGACCACCCAGACTCGCCGCTGAACGAGTTGGTGGTGTTGATATCTCAGTCGCTTTCGTTGAACAAGAAGGTCATGTCACGTGGTGCTTGGTACGGAAAGCTTGGTGCCATTCCTTTTACAACCGCGTATGACCTGAACAAGGTTCAGCACAGGCTGTCGACTGTTATTAGCAATG CCATCGATCAAGCACCAAAAGGAGAGAGCGAGGATGATCTCCCATTGCAGACTGCTGCTCTGGGAGCCAGCTGTATAGTCGACTATCTCAAACGAGCCACCGACGACAAGGGTAACAAGCTACCTCGCGAACTTGTC ATCCCAAACAT CCTCTGCGTCTACCCCGGAAATCAAGACCGCCTCCTCCAAGAACTCGTCGACGCCGGCATATCCGATGCCACAAAATGGACACCCGAACTCTCAGACTCCCTCCCCTTCCTCGACAAATTAGTCAAAGAAACCCAACGCTTGCACAACCCCTCTTTCCAACCCGGTCGCACCGCAAAAGTCGACTGCATCCTGCCGTCGGGCTACAAACTGCCCGCCGGCTCCGTCGTCATCTGCGCGCTCCACGCCATCCACAACAACCCGCGTATCTGGAGTAACCCCGACCGCTTCGACCCGGACCGCTGGGGCACAGAGGAGGTCAGCGGGCGGCCGAAGAATGCGTATATGCCGTTTGCCACGGGCCCGAGGAGTTGTATTGGGTTTAATTTTGCGTTGGGCGAGGTCAAGGTGTTGTTGCCGCTTTTGGTGTATAGGTATGAGTTTTGTAAGGAGGGCGAGGAGGCGGTTAGTTATGATCCTGAGTTTCAGCTTATTAGGCCGATGAACTTTTATGTTAGGGCGAGGAGGCGGACGAGTTGGCCGGAGAGGACAAAGGGGGCGAGGAAGGTTGCGGAGGATTATAAGGAGGGGGAGGTTAGGCCGCCGATGTAA
- a CDS encoding NADH-cytochrome b5 reductase 3, with translation MADGVYTLQEVAKHTSKTDLWVALWNHVYNVTDYQEDHPGGKEFLLENAGTDATTAYEDISHSTDAREVLENFLIGRIADEDWTDHEAARIPEIKPSRVHVVNNLPLPKPHRIQLSAIGFGLPSLVVSIVLGRKLSQLLNRFQGGGFWKGFAVSSLASMLLAGYASLWATKSFDVAHKDFRSYPAHFKAKSTSKPSKKKDINVGVLNASVYQPFPLIEKYNVSHDTIRFVFGLPSENSVLGLPTGQHIAIRHEVNGKQLTRSYTPTSSNKDRGRLELTVKIYPTGKLTPWLSKLNIGDKVEIRGPRGEMKYHRNLVKEMGMIAGGTGITPMFQLIRRICEDPRDETKIMLLYANKTEGDILLKEELNAFAAKHDQFKVHYVLSNPSKKWKGETGRISKQMIEDYLPAPAGMDSMVLVCGPDLMMDSMVAALQDRGFKPPGKTSKPQDQIFIFQ, from the exons ATGGCCGACGGTGTATACACCCTTCAGGAGGTTGCAAAGCATACCAGCAAGACCGATCTCTGGGTCGCGTTGTGGAATCATGTCTATAACGTAACAGACTACCAGGAAGACCATCCAGGTGGCAAGGAGTTTCTACTCGAAAACGCCGGTACCGACGCGACAACGGCATACGAGGATATTAGCCATTCGACAGATGCGAGGGAAGTTCTCGAGAACTTTCTCATCGGGCGCATCGCAGACGAGGACTGGACCGACCATGAAGCAGCAAGAATACCAGAAATCAAGCCGAGCAGGGTTCATGTGGTCAACAACCTCCCACTACCGAAGCCGCATCGGATTCAGTTGTCTGCCATAGGTTTTGGCCTGCCATCTTTAGTGGTATCAATAGTTCTTGGTCGAAAACTCTCCCAGCTTCTGAATCGCTTTCAGGGTGGTGGCTTCTGGAAGGGATTCGCCGTCTCTTCCCTTGCCAGTATGTTGTTGGCTGGCTATGCTAGTCTTTGGGCGACAAAGAGTTTCGATGTTGCGCACAAAGACTTCCGGTCCTATCCGGCACACTTCAAAGCGAAATCTACATCGAAACCGTCAAAAAAGAAGGATATCAATGTTGGCGTACTGAACGCCAGCGTCTACCAGCCTTTCCCACTCATTGAGAAGTACAATGTTTCCCACGACACCATCCGCTTCGTCTTTGGACTACCCAGCGAAAATTCCGTCCTTGGTCTCCCAACTGGTCAACACATTGCCATCAGACACGAAGTTAATGGAAAGCAACTCACCCGTTCATACACGCCAACATCCAGCAACAAGGACCGAGGCCGCTTAGAGTTGACCGTCAAGATCTACCCGACCGGAAAGCTAACGCCCTGGCTGAGCAAGTTGAACATCGGTGACAAGGTGGAAATCCGAGGACCAAGGGGCGAGATGAAGTACCACAGGAATCTAGTCAAAGAGATGGGTATGATCGCAGGCGGTACCGGTATCACACCCATGTTCCAGCTTATCCGACGTATATGCGAAGACCCGAGAGATGAAACCAAGATCATGTTGTTATACGCCAACAAGACTGAGGGCGACATTTTGTTGAAAGAGGAGCTTAACGCTTTTGCCGCAAAGCATGATCAGTTCAAGGTGCACTATGTTCTTAGCAATCCATCCAAGAAGTGGAAGGGCGAGACTGGTCGCATTAGCAAGCAGATGATTGAGGACTATCTTCCGGCACCAGCCGGTATGGACAGCATGGTTCTTGTTTGTGGACCAGATCTAATGATGGATTCGATGGTAGCAGCTCTCCAGGATCGCGGCTTCAAGCCACCAG GCAAAACCTCGAAGCCTCAGGATCAGATCTTCATTTTCCAATGA
- a CDS encoding Atrophin-1 multi-domain protein, giving the protein MNTISPPPRIVKRLSGPKRVFGVLVGITGGLTANVLLAYSVSSFYTRNTKFIPYDTSSPDLGTSLFRSHNPLSNPPGCIDHAIKEIPYGKLPQKYWIQGGSGGKITVDQRALTTDFCRGVWSGVAFRVQRRYLERKYRALEGRDAHLWDVKDLAKSEYPVGTGIVDHFEVVEHTDDKVVVRCGDTPFNKDHRPSDGLFSMEVSKDDEAQVATFHLKSVFVNTTEGGKGAEPLPWNFQFAHRWYTKLWMESATRKLIKEA; this is encoded by the exons ATGAACACAATCTCCCCACCCCCGCGCATAGTAAAACGTCTCTCAGGCCCCAAACGCGTCTTCGGCGTCCTCGTCGGCATAACCGGCGGCCTCACCGCCAACGTGCTTCTCGCCTACAGCGTATCCTCCTTCTACACACGCAACACGAAATTCATCCCGTACGACACCTCGTCCCCCGACCTCGGCACCTCGCTCTTCCGCTCACACAACCCGCTGTCCAACCCACCTGGCTGCATAGACCACGCCATCAAAGAAATCCCTTACGGAAAGCTACCGCAGAAATACTGGATACAGGGTGGTAGCGGGGGCAAGATAACGGTCGATCAGCGGGCGCTGACGACGGACTTCTGTCGCGGGGTGTGGAGTGGAGTTGCATTTAGGGTTCAAAGACGGTATCTGGAGCGCAAGTATCGCGCGTTGGAGGGGCGGGATGCGCATCTTTGGGATGTGAAGGATTTGGCGAAGAGCGAGTATCCGGTTGGAACGGGGATTGTGGATCATTTTGAGGTTGTGGAGCATACGGATGATAAG GTTGTGGTAAGATGCGGTGATACGCCATTCAACAAGGACCACAGACCCTCCGATGGCTTGTTTTCAATGGAGGTTAGTAAAGATGATGAGGCGCAGGTGGCGACGTTTCATCTCAAGTCGGTGTTTGTGAATACGACTGAGGGAGGCAAGGGCGCGGAGCCGTTGCCGTGGAACTTTCAGTTTGCGCATAGGTGGTATACTAAGTTGTGGATGGAGAGTGCGACGAGGAAGTTGATTAAGGAGGCGTAG
- a CDS encoding DltE, Short-chain dehydrogenase has translation MSPFRPSAHALITGGASGIGHAVARLCLSHSMHVTLVDNSASALSHAQTTLQDLAKEKNATLSIICADVSSRSDWARIKQIVNGAQNVDFLMLNAGVGGGGSGNGTKTWGDSGYFDEVLGTNLGGVVEGLNVFVPGFLRDAGGKDGGADAGADREKVNKAIVVTGSKQGITNPPGNPAYNASKAAVKTLTEHLSWDFRGTGVGVHLLVPGWTFTGLAGNTPTNTTPKPDGAWSADQVAEYMYEKMQENKFYIVCPDGQVTEEMDRKRMLWSVGDVVEGRPPLSRWREEWKGEVERWMEG, from the exons ATGTCCCCATTCCGCCCCTCCGCCCACGCCCTCATAACAGGCGGCGCATCCGGCATCGGCCACGCCGTCGCccgcctctgcctctcccACTCCATGCACGTCACCCTCGTCGACAACTCTGCATCAGCCCTATCCCACGCGCAAACCACGCTGCAAGACCTCGCCAAAGAAAAGAACGCAACCCTATCAATTATCTGCGCCGACGTGTCTTCCCGCTCTGACTGGGCCCGTATCAAACAGATAGTCAACGGCGCTCAAAATGTAGATTTCCTCATGTTGAACGCGGGGGTTGGTGGCGGTGGGAGCGGGAACGGGACGAAGACGTGGGGGGATAGCGGGTATTTTGATGAAGTGTTGGGGACGAATTTGGGGGGTGTGGTGGAGGGATTGAATGTTTTTGTTCCGGGATTTCTTCGTGACGCTGGGGGGAAAGATGGTGGCGCGGATGCGGGTGCGGATAGGGAAAAGGTAAACAAGGCGATAGTGGTAACGGGGAGTAAACAGGGTATCACAAATCCGCCTGGTAACCCGGCGTATAATGCTAGTAAAGCAGCGGTGAAGACGCTTACGGAACATTTGAGTTGGGATTTTAGGGGTACGGGCGTGGGGGTGCATTTGTTGGTGCCGGGGTGGACGTTTACGGGACTT GCCGGCAACACCCCTACCAACACCACACCCAAACCAGACGGCGCATGGTCCGCCGACCAAGTCGCAGAGTACATGTATGAAAAGATGCAAGAAAACAAATTCTACATCGTTTGTCCGGATGGCCAGGTTACGGAGGAGATGGATAGGAAGAGGATGCTTTGGAGTGTGGGGGATGTTGTTGAAGGGCGGCCGCCGTTGAGTAGGTGGAGGGAGGAGTGGAAGGGGGAGGTTGAGAGGTGGATGGAGGGGTGA